In Arthrobacter burdickii, one DNA window encodes the following:
- a CDS encoding ATP-binding cassette domain-containing protein, giving the protein MSQPILQVEDLVVRFPGRRGRETTVIHGVSFDLHAGETLSLVGESGSGKTTIGRAILGLAPVSAGHITFRGETISNVSRAQRRKLARNVQVIFQDPYSSLNPSMTVEDIIVEPMSAAGVTGGREKVRGLLDSVGLPADAGRRFPREFSGGQRQRIAIARALALEPAVIICDEPTSALDVTTQARVLTLLEQIQQETGVAYLFVSHDLGVVRHVSDRIAVLYRGNIVELGNAEQVATRPHHDYTKRLQMAAPIADPVKQRVRREARMKYLAAHPDPDFTTPAAATSVSLTP; this is encoded by the coding sequence ATGTCGCAACCCATTCTCCAGGTGGAAGACCTGGTTGTCCGCTTCCCGGGACGCCGAGGACGTGAAACCACCGTCATCCATGGAGTCTCCTTCGACCTCCACGCCGGGGAAACCCTCAGCCTTGTCGGCGAATCCGGCTCCGGCAAGACAACGATCGGCCGGGCTATCCTCGGTCTGGCACCGGTCAGTGCCGGGCATATCACCTTCCGGGGCGAAACGATCAGCAACGTCTCCAGAGCTCAACGCCGCAAACTGGCCCGCAACGTCCAGGTCATCTTCCAGGACCCATACTCGTCGCTCAACCCCTCCATGACTGTCGAGGACATCATCGTGGAGCCCATGTCAGCTGCCGGGGTGACCGGCGGCAGGGAGAAGGTTCGGGGGCTTCTCGACAGTGTCGGGTTGCCGGCCGACGCCGGGCGTCGATTCCCCAGGGAATTTTCCGGAGGCCAACGCCAGCGCATTGCCATCGCTCGCGCCCTCGCGCTCGAGCCGGCAGTCATTATCTGCGATGAGCCCACCAGTGCACTTGACGTAACAACCCAGGCACGGGTTCTGACGCTGCTGGAACAAATCCAACAGGAGACCGGAGTGGCGTACCTTTTCGTCAGCCACGACCTCGGCGTCGTCCGACACGTAAGCGATCGGATCGCCGTCCTCTACCGAGGCAACATCGTCGAACTGGGAAACGCAGAGCAGGTAGCTACCCGGCCACACCACGACTACACCAAGCGGTTGCAAATGGCCGCTCCCATCGCGGACCCCGTCAAGCAGCGTGTACGCAGGGAGGCGCGCATGAAGTACCTCGCTGCGCACCCCGACCCCGACTTCACCACGCCAGCCGCCGCTACGTCCGTCTCCCTGACGCCGTAG
- a CDS encoding ABC transporter substrate-binding protein has protein sequence MQRTRAQTALMVPVTVLALALSACGGSSGTGSEDQGAGTQKDTLTLGQTADIEGYNITLQPSYQGWFGDAVWDTLLTCDELNNPSPQIAESWEISDDSTSATLKIREGQTFSDDTEIDAADIQASGELIATVNARFEGVKYDIADPNTITLTWPEPQAVMISRLCELGVTSSEAIEGGHLDETPVSSGPYELDAGSTTRGSTYTLTKREDYWDSETYPYQNLVLKVLESETAGINALKTGQIDGVLASAATIDEVKASGQEAITLSGATTRLLITDHKGESIPALGDVRVRQAMNMVFDRDAIAKQLYRGYATPAYQIFREGTDAYIEGLEDPYPYDVEKAKQLMEEAGYADGFDLQIPSVSGQNHDLLIPYIAEALGKINIKVTETPLTGPDAISNLLSGTYPVPLWQLGNYGDSRQDIVDYILPSGIWNVLHQEDPKVADLWNTVLTGTEEESAQAQKDINQYVIDQAWFVPMAYPNGFYAYNPEVKIPHVSDFANLHPLLRDFQK, from the coding sequence ATGCAACGCACACGCGCCCAAACGGCCCTCATGGTTCCGGTCACTGTCCTGGCTCTGGCACTCTCCGCCTGCGGTGGCTCGTCCGGGACAGGCAGCGAGGACCAGGGAGCAGGCACGCAGAAAGATACCCTCACCCTGGGCCAGACGGCTGACATCGAGGGCTACAACATCACTCTCCAGCCCAGCTACCAAGGGTGGTTTGGCGACGCCGTCTGGGACACCCTGCTGACCTGTGATGAGTTGAACAATCCATCACCGCAGATCGCCGAGAGCTGGGAGATCAGCGATGACTCGACATCGGCAACCCTCAAAATCCGCGAGGGCCAGACCTTCTCGGATGACACGGAGATCGACGCGGCGGACATACAGGCTTCCGGTGAACTGATCGCGACAGTCAACGCTCGTTTCGAGGGAGTCAAATACGACATCGCCGATCCCAACACCATCACCCTGACGTGGCCCGAGCCTCAGGCAGTGATGATCTCGCGCCTGTGCGAACTGGGGGTCACCTCATCCGAGGCCATAGAGGGTGGACACCTCGACGAGACGCCCGTCAGCTCCGGACCCTATGAACTGGACGCCGGCAGCACAACACGAGGGTCCACCTATACCCTGACCAAGCGCGAGGACTACTGGGACTCCGAGACCTACCCGTACCAGAACCTTGTGCTGAAGGTTCTTGAAAGCGAGACCGCAGGCATCAACGCTCTGAAGACCGGACAGATCGACGGCGTACTGGCCTCCGCAGCAACGATCGATGAAGTCAAGGCCTCCGGTCAGGAAGCCATCACACTGAGTGGCGCCACTACCCGCCTTCTCATCACCGACCACAAGGGAGAGTCCATCCCGGCCCTCGGTGACGTGCGTGTCCGCCAGGCAATGAATATGGTCTTCGATCGCGATGCAATAGCGAAGCAGCTCTACCGCGGATACGCCACACCGGCCTACCAGATCTTCCGCGAGGGTACGGACGCATACATCGAAGGTCTGGAGGACCCTTACCCTTACGACGTCGAAAAGGCCAAGCAACTGATGGAAGAAGCGGGCTACGCTGACGGATTCGACCTGCAGATCCCCTCAGTCTCGGGACAAAACCACGACCTGCTGATCCCCTATATCGCCGAAGCCCTTGGCAAGATCAACATCAAGGTCACCGAGACGCCCCTGACAGGGCCAGACGCCATCAGTAACCTCCTCAGCGGAACCTACCCCGTGCCGCTATGGCAGCTGGGCAATTACGGCGACTCCAGGCAGGACATCGTGGACTACATCCTTCCGTCGGGAATCTGGAACGTCCTGCACCAGGAGGACCCCAAGGTCGCCGACCTGTGGAACACGGTGTTGACGGGAACGGAAGAAGAGTCTGCCCAGGCCCAGAAGGACATCAACCAGTACGTGATCGATCAGGCATGGTTCGTTCCAATGGCGTACCCGAACGGCTTCTACGCTTACAACCCTGAAGTCAAGATTCCCCACGTCTCTGACTTCGCGAATCTTCACCCGCTGCTGCGGGACTTCCAGAAATAA
- a CDS encoding ABC transporter permease, giving the protein MISILVKNLLRSVGVLLTVTFATFALMYGDGRGIARAVLGVNASDEQVQQEVIRLGLDQPLLVQYFSWAKNALTGDLGRSFFTGESVTSALSTRVPVTMSLVFFTLVLMIIISVLLGVASALYGGWLDRIVQFVAIGGAAIQAYIIGIVLVFLFAVIWRIFPATGYVSPADDVNGWLLSITLPVLALLVGAIANAASQFRSAVGDTLQQDFVRTLRARGIPEWQIIFRHVLRSASGPGLIVLSLGVISLFGGAVFIELIFALPGLGQLAQSTAILGDVPMVMGALLVTVLVILVVNFLADLAGAALNPKSRIK; this is encoded by the coding sequence ATGATTTCCATCCTGGTCAAGAACCTACTGCGCTCAGTCGGTGTCCTGCTGACTGTCACGTTCGCGACTTTCGCTCTCATGTATGGCGACGGTCGCGGTATCGCCCGCGCTGTACTCGGCGTCAATGCAAGCGACGAGCAGGTCCAGCAGGAGGTCATCCGACTGGGCCTCGACCAACCACTTCTCGTTCAGTACTTCTCGTGGGCCAAAAATGCCCTCACGGGCGACCTTGGCCGCTCCTTCTTCACCGGCGAATCGGTAACCAGTGCACTGTCGACCAGAGTTCCCGTGACCATGTCCTTGGTGTTCTTCACCCTGGTTCTCATGATCATCATCAGCGTCCTATTGGGCGTCGCGTCGGCGCTCTATGGCGGATGGCTCGACCGCATAGTGCAGTTCGTAGCTATTGGCGGCGCCGCAATCCAGGCCTACATCATCGGAATCGTTCTCGTTTTCCTTTTCGCTGTGATCTGGCGGATTTTCCCCGCCACGGGATATGTGAGCCCTGCCGATGATGTGAATGGGTGGCTTTTATCGATCACGCTACCCGTTCTAGCCTTGCTCGTCGGCGCCATTGCCAACGCTGCGTCCCAGTTTCGTAGCGCAGTGGGCGACACCCTCCAGCAGGACTTCGTACGTACCCTGCGTGCCCGGGGGATCCCCGAGTGGCAGATCATCTTCCGGCATGTGCTCCGCAGCGCCAGCGGACCAGGGTTGATCGTTCTCAGTCTCGGCGTGATCTCACTCTTCGGCGGCGCGGTCTTCATTGAGTTGATCTTCGCCCTACCGGGCCTCGGTCAGCTCGCACAAAGCACCGCCATTCTCGGAGACGTGCCAATGGTGATGGGTGCACTTCTTGTCACCGTTCTGGTGATCCTCGTCGTCAACTTCCTTGCCGACCTCGCCGGCGCGGCACTCAACCCCAAATCGAGGATCAAATGA
- a CDS encoding response regulator transcription factor, with protein sequence MTSDPDSRVALVIEDDADVRQLLVMTLGMNGFTTLEAENGRQGVALVRERQPDLVTLDLNLPDIDGVEVCRQIRPLTDAYVIMITARQDEIDRLIGLEIGADDFVVKPFSPREVGARVNAMFRRPRSTVRSVSQPLLVAGGEVRDAPQVAATTTVAPPEQVEGLLVHGPISIDTEGRIAMLDGVELPLTRIEFDLLATLVSGPRRVWQRETLLARIWGDGWVNDQHLVEVHIRNLRKKLNEDTKAPRFIRTVRGVGYRMMPPSAD encoded by the coding sequence ATGACATCCGACCCCGATTCGCGTGTTGCACTCGTCATCGAAGATGACGCCGACGTGCGGCAGTTGCTGGTCATGACACTGGGCATGAACGGCTTCACCACTCTCGAGGCCGAGAACGGACGGCAGGGGGTCGCGCTCGTGCGGGAACGCCAGCCGGACCTCGTGACCCTCGATCTCAACCTCCCGGATATCGACGGCGTGGAGGTATGCCGTCAGATCCGTCCGCTGACCGATGCCTACGTCATCATGATCACGGCACGGCAGGACGAGATCGACCGGCTGATCGGCCTCGAGATCGGCGCGGACGACTTCGTGGTCAAGCCCTTCAGCCCGCGCGAGGTCGGTGCGCGCGTGAACGCGATGTTCCGCCGTCCCCGGAGTACCGTCCGCAGCGTGTCGCAGCCCCTGCTGGTGGCCGGAGGTGAGGTGCGAGACGCGCCGCAGGTGGCCGCCACGACGACGGTTGCACCGCCGGAACAGGTGGAGGGGCTGCTGGTCCATGGGCCGATCAGCATCGATACCGAGGGCCGGATCGCGATGCTCGACGGGGTCGAGCTGCCGCTGACGCGGATCGAGTTCGACCTCCTGGCCACGCTCGTATCCGGGCCGCGCCGGGTGTGGCAGCGGGAGACCTTGCTCGCCCGCATCTGGGGTGACGGCTGGGTCAACGACCAGCACCTCGTCGAGGTGCACATCCGGAACCTGCGGAAGAAGCTGAACGAGGACACGAAGGCGCCGCGGTTCATCCGCACCGTGCGCGGTGTCGGCTATCGGATGATGCCGCCCAGCGCGGACTGA
- a CDS encoding dipeptide/oligopeptide/nickel ABC transporter permease/ATP-binding protein — MSDFIAAPIEAAAPQLRSGARRSAWIRLLMNPLGAFSIAILLLIILFGLSAPLFAPWQPGETDLLNANSGPFTPGHLFGADQSGRDIFSRLMWGTNGTVIAALITLVVALVVGLPAGLLAGFYRGRADMILNFLSDVIMSLPGIVLLIALYSLAGPNINLAMAVFGVIIAPNFFRLVRAVVISVRSELYVDAAKVVGLSDLRIVGRHVLWAVRAPVVIQSSFILAGGVGIQGGLDFLGMGDPAQPAWGRILQQTFNNIYTTPAAVLFPALILTLTILALILLGNALRDVLQETSRSKALSPRRRRALIAKAAQDREETATESVAIGSSDDVVLSIRGLRVGYPTGDGVVEVVRGVDLDVRRGEIHGLVGESGSGKSQIAFSTLGILPREALILGGSILLEGVDLLEDKKRLRGVRGRRIAYVPQEPMSNLDPSFTIGAQLVYGLRAARPMSAKEARERLVALLERVGITDPERVMRLYPHEISGGMAQRVLICGAIASDPDVIVADEPTTALDVTVQADVLELLRELSAERGLAMILVTHNLGVVADLCDTVSVMKSGQIVERNDVDELFAAPKQPYTQELLASSRRVELMEA; from the coding sequence ATGAGCGATTTCATCGCAGCACCTATCGAAGCTGCCGCACCGCAATTAAGGTCCGGGGCGCGTCGATCCGCTTGGATCCGCCTGCTGATGAATCCGCTTGGGGCTTTCAGCATCGCGATCCTGCTTCTCATCATCCTCTTCGGACTCAGCGCCCCTTTGTTCGCGCCCTGGCAGCCCGGGGAAACGGATCTGCTGAACGCGAACTCGGGGCCCTTCACCCCGGGCCACCTGTTCGGAGCTGATCAGTCCGGGCGGGACATCTTCTCCCGGCTCATGTGGGGAACCAACGGCACAGTGATCGCCGCACTCATCACTCTCGTTGTGGCCCTGGTGGTCGGCCTGCCGGCAGGTCTGCTTGCCGGCTTCTACCGGGGACGGGCAGACATGATCCTCAACTTCCTGTCGGACGTCATCATGTCCCTTCCGGGAATTGTTCTGCTGATCGCCTTGTATTCGCTGGCCGGACCGAACATCAATCTTGCGATGGCAGTCTTCGGTGTCATCATCGCCCCGAATTTCTTTCGCCTCGTCCGCGCCGTCGTTATCAGTGTCCGCTCGGAGCTCTACGTTGATGCGGCGAAAGTGGTGGGTTTATCTGACCTGCGGATCGTTGGCCGGCACGTCCTCTGGGCCGTCCGCGCCCCCGTGGTCATCCAAAGTTCGTTCATCCTGGCCGGGGGCGTCGGAATCCAGGGTGGGCTGGACTTCCTCGGCATGGGTGATCCAGCGCAGCCCGCGTGGGGACGAATCCTTCAGCAGACCTTCAACAACATCTACACGACCCCCGCAGCTGTGCTCTTCCCGGCGTTGATCCTCACCCTGACGATCCTGGCCCTGATCCTGCTCGGCAATGCTCTTCGGGACGTGCTTCAGGAAACGTCGCGCAGCAAGGCCCTTTCCCCACGGCGTCGCAGAGCCCTTATCGCGAAGGCCGCGCAGGACAGAGAGGAAACTGCTACCGAATCGGTTGCGATCGGAAGTTCGGATGACGTCGTTCTGTCGATCCGTGGTCTACGCGTCGGATATCCCACGGGAGACGGAGTCGTCGAAGTAGTGCGTGGGGTGGACCTGGATGTCCGCCGCGGGGAAATCCATGGACTTGTCGGGGAATCAGGGTCCGGTAAATCGCAGATTGCGTTCTCTACGCTGGGAATCCTGCCACGCGAAGCGCTCATCCTTGGTGGCAGCATTCTCCTCGAAGGGGTGGACCTGCTGGAGGACAAGAAGCGGCTGCGCGGAGTGCGCGGCAGGCGTATCGCCTATGTTCCTCAGGAACCCATGTCGAACCTTGACCCCTCGTTCACGATCGGCGCGCAACTGGTCTACGGACTACGGGCCGCACGCCCTATGTCCGCAAAGGAGGCGCGCGAGCGGTTAGTGGCCCTGCTCGAACGGGTCGGCATCACTGATCCCGAGCGGGTCATGCGGCTCTACCCCCACGAAATCTCCGGCGGAATGGCTCAGCGGGTTCTCATCTGCGGAGCCATCGCGTCCGACCCGGATGTCATTGTGGCAGATGAACCAACGACAGCCCTCGATGTCACCGTCCAGGCAGACGTCCTCGAGCTTCTACGGGAGCTCAGCGCCGAACGAGGACTGGCCATGATCCTCGTGACCCACAACCTGGGTGTCGTCGCCGACCTGTGCGACACGGTCAGCGTCATGAAATCTGGACAGATCGTGGAACGCAACGACGTCGACGAACTGTTCGCCGCACCAAAGCAGCCGTACACGCAGGAATTGCTTGCGTCATCGCGTCGCGTCGAACTGATGGAGGCCTGA
- a CDS encoding 4-hydroxybenzoate 3-monooxygenase produces the protein MAARKILSTQVAILGAGPAGLMLSHLLARAGVESIVIEVRTHQDIAGTVRAGILEHGTVNLLVDSGVSDRVLLEGDRHDGIELRFHGESHRVDFKDLVGESVWLYPQTDVFLDLAARRAADGGDVRYGVTDTSVHDVEGSPKVWFTDSEGGEFEIRADFVVGADGSRSSCRPLVPEAQRTWYFHEYPFAWFGILAEAPRSSDELIYANSANGFALISQRTETVQRMYFQCDPREDVAGWDDDRIWAEFRGRVNGNGFELKEGPIISKMVLPFRSFVSTPMRHGNLFLVGDAAHTVPPTGAKGLNLAIHDVQVLFEGLDSHYNARSHHLLETYSDRALDRVWKAQQFSYWMTTLLHTPADANDFSRARQLGELNSVVSSRHGMAYLAEAYTGWPDPH, from the coding sequence ATGGCAGCGCGAAAGATCCTCTCCACCCAGGTGGCCATCCTGGGGGCCGGTCCGGCGGGGCTGATGCTGTCGCACCTGCTGGCCCGTGCGGGAGTCGAATCCATCGTCATCGAGGTCCGTACCCACCAGGACATCGCCGGGACCGTCCGCGCGGGAATCCTGGAGCACGGCACGGTGAACCTCCTGGTGGACAGCGGGGTCTCGGACCGCGTGCTGCTCGAGGGCGACAGGCACGACGGCATCGAGCTGCGCTTTCACGGCGAGAGCCACCGGGTCGATTTCAAGGACCTGGTCGGGGAGTCGGTCTGGCTCTACCCGCAGACCGACGTCTTCCTGGATCTCGCCGCCCGGCGGGCGGCCGACGGCGGCGACGTGCGCTACGGCGTCACCGACACGAGCGTGCACGATGTGGAGGGCAGCCCGAAGGTCTGGTTCACCGACTCCGAGGGCGGAGAGTTCGAGATCCGGGCCGACTTCGTGGTGGGCGCGGATGGCTCGCGCAGTTCCTGCCGGCCTCTCGTGCCGGAAGCGCAGCGCACGTGGTATTTCCACGAGTACCCTTTCGCCTGGTTCGGCATTCTCGCCGAGGCGCCCAGAAGCTCCGACGAACTCATCTACGCCAATTCCGCCAACGGCTTCGCCCTGATCAGCCAGCGCACCGAGACGGTGCAGAGGATGTACTTCCAGTGCGACCCCCGGGAGGACGTCGCCGGCTGGGACGACGACAGGATCTGGGCCGAGTTCCGTGGCAGGGTGAACGGGAATGGCTTCGAACTGAAGGAGGGGCCCATCATCAGCAAGATGGTGCTGCCGTTCCGCAGCTTCGTCTCCACGCCGATGCGCCACGGCAACCTCTTCCTGGTCGGGGACGCCGCACACACCGTGCCGCCAACCGGCGCCAAGGGCCTCAACCTGGCCATCCACGACGTCCAGGTCCTCTTCGAGGGACTCGACAGCCACTACAACGCCCGGTCGCACCACCTCCTGGAGACCTACAGCGATCGCGCGCTGGACCGGGTCTGGAAGGCCCAGCAGTTCTCCTACTGGATGACGACACTGCTCCACACGCCCGCCGACGCGAACGACTTCTCCCGGGCCCGCCAGCTCGGCGAACTCAACTCGGTGGTCTCCTCCCGGCACGGCATGGCCTACCTCGCGGAGGCCTACACCGGCTGGCCGGATCCGCACTAA
- a CDS encoding glycoside hydrolase family 78 protein: protein MTWAEAPSAPRFEHRTDLGAVLGINTATPRLSWFVPAADADYSQTAAEIEVVRGGVATVYPVSGPEQVLVPWPGSPLQSRESASVRIRVAHDQHWSDWSSPGAVEAGLFHPADWQAQFITPTRVGAESTPAPILAASIDAPDRVVSARLYATAHGVYTATLNGQRVGDEVLAPGWTSYSHRLRYQVYDVTSHITPGHNALEFKLGNGWYRGRLGYEGARALYGDKLALLAQLEVTTADGSTLILGTDGTWTARESEILADDLYDGQRTDLRRVGQASPPSPVKILDDDLTRLVAPDGPPIRATQVLPALHVWTSTNGRTLIDFGQNAVGWIRLKVRNLQAGSEVVIRHAEMLEGDGLALRPLRNAAATDTYITAGAPEELLEPEFTFHGFRYAEVQGVPDVRPEDLEMVVIGSDLTRTGTFSTSHELLDRLHENVLWSMRGNFIDVPIDCPQRDERLGWTGDIQVFAPTASFLFDTAGFLTSWLADLASEQRADGAVPHVVPVVETALSWLPAAAWGDAATFVPWTLYQRTGDLGILARQYDSMKAWVSKVTDVAGPDLVWSGGFQYGDWLDPTAPPEAPGRGQTNPDLVATAHFVRSAEIVAATARLLDRDDDAAKYTLLADSVRSAFASHFVTPSGLVISDSTTAYALALQWSLLPTRAQQKEAGERLADLVRRTGFRISTGFVGTPLICDALVAAGHPDVAHRLLLQTQCPSWLYPVTMGATTIWERWDSLRPDGSINPGEMTSFNHYALGAIADFLHRSVAGLAPLTPGYRELEVRPVPPTDLKWAAASHQTPYGRASVRWERLNGSIDLKLQVPVGATARVYLPFTDEAITVGHGEHQWSVPDRSPRAGNHQNQATIRDVVDDSALWKLLEELALDAGIATDDVHLAEQLSPYLDAPARFTSKALTPDERQPGVHHFRRSADGIIDRFAS from the coding sequence ATGACCTGGGCCGAAGCGCCGAGCGCGCCTCGATTTGAGCACCGCACCGATCTCGGGGCGGTGCTAGGCATCAACACGGCAACACCGCGCCTTTCCTGGTTCGTACCTGCAGCGGACGCGGACTATAGCCAGACAGCTGCCGAGATCGAAGTAGTGCGCGGTGGAGTTGCCACCGTGTACCCTGTCAGCGGACCGGAGCAGGTTCTGGTGCCATGGCCCGGTTCCCCGCTGCAGTCGCGGGAATCAGCGTCTGTCCGCATCCGCGTCGCGCACGACCAGCACTGGAGCGACTGGAGCTCACCGGGAGCCGTCGAAGCAGGTCTTTTCCACCCCGCCGACTGGCAGGCCCAATTCATCACCCCAACCCGGGTCGGCGCGGAGAGCACCCCGGCACCCATCCTCGCAGCATCCATCGATGCGCCCGACCGGGTGGTCTCCGCACGCCTCTACGCCACTGCCCACGGGGTGTACACGGCAACACTCAACGGGCAGCGCGTAGGCGACGAGGTCCTCGCGCCCGGATGGACGTCCTACAGTCACCGCCTCCGCTACCAGGTCTATGACGTCACCAGCCACATCACCCCCGGGCACAACGCGCTGGAATTCAAGCTTGGCAACGGCTGGTACCGCGGCCGGCTCGGCTACGAGGGTGCTCGCGCGCTCTACGGCGATAAACTCGCGCTTCTGGCACAGCTCGAAGTGACAACGGCCGATGGTTCCACCCTCATCCTCGGCACGGACGGAACATGGACCGCGCGGGAAAGCGAAATCCTCGCCGATGACCTCTACGACGGCCAACGGACCGACCTGCGCCGCGTGGGACAGGCATCGCCCCCCTCCCCCGTCAAGATCCTCGACGATGACCTGACCCGCCTTGTCGCGCCCGACGGGCCGCCGATCCGGGCAACCCAAGTCCTTCCGGCCCTGCACGTCTGGACGTCGACGAATGGCCGCACACTCATCGATTTCGGACAGAACGCCGTCGGCTGGATCCGGTTGAAAGTGCGAAACCTGCAGGCAGGCAGCGAAGTCGTCATCCGTCACGCCGAAATGCTCGAAGGAGACGGACTCGCCCTTCGCCCGCTGCGAAACGCTGCCGCAACGGATACCTATATCACCGCCGGCGCACCGGAGGAACTGCTCGAACCCGAATTCACGTTCCACGGCTTCCGCTACGCGGAGGTACAAGGAGTCCCGGACGTACGACCCGAGGACCTTGAAATGGTTGTCATCGGCTCGGACCTCACCCGTACAGGAACGTTCAGCACCTCCCACGAGCTTCTCGACAGACTGCACGAGAACGTTCTCTGGAGCATGCGCGGGAACTTCATCGACGTACCGATCGACTGCCCGCAACGCGATGAGCGCCTGGGCTGGACCGGCGACATCCAGGTCTTCGCGCCCACAGCGTCCTTCCTCTTCGACACCGCGGGATTCCTCACATCCTGGCTTGCAGATCTGGCCAGCGAACAACGAGCCGACGGTGCTGTTCCTCATGTAGTGCCGGTCGTCGAGACGGCACTGTCCTGGTTGCCGGCCGCAGCGTGGGGCGATGCGGCTACCTTCGTGCCCTGGACGCTCTATCAGCGCACAGGGGACCTCGGGATTCTCGCACGCCAGTACGACAGCATGAAGGCCTGGGTATCAAAAGTGACAGATGTCGCCGGACCCGACCTGGTGTGGTCAGGAGGATTCCAATACGGTGACTGGCTGGACCCAACAGCACCACCGGAAGCACCAGGGCGCGGCCAGACCAACCCAGACCTCGTAGCCACCGCCCACTTCGTCCGGTCCGCCGAGATTGTCGCAGCAACGGCACGGTTGCTTGATCGTGATGATGATGCCGCCAAGTACACACTCCTAGCCGACAGTGTCCGAAGCGCGTTCGCCTCCCACTTCGTCACCCCCTCTGGCTTGGTGATCTCCGACTCCACGACCGCGTACGCTCTGGCACTCCAATGGTCTCTCCTACCCACCCGGGCCCAGCAGAAAGAGGCCGGCGAACGTTTAGCGGATCTCGTGCGGAGAACGGGTTTCCGCATCAGTACCGGATTCGTCGGTACTCCCCTGATCTGTGACGCTCTTGTCGCAGCTGGGCACCCCGATGTCGCCCATCGTCTCCTTCTTCAAACCCAATGCCCCTCATGGCTCTACCCAGTGACAATGGGAGCCACAACAATTTGGGAACGCTGGGATAGCCTCCGCCCGGACGGTTCGATCAACCCGGGAGAAATGACCTCCTTCAACCACTACGCGTTGGGTGCGATTGCAGACTTCCTGCATCGGTCGGTAGCCGGCCTGGCTCCTCTCACCCCCGGGTACCGTGAACTGGAGGTACGGCCCGTACCTCCCACCGATCTCAAGTGGGCGGCAGCCAGCCATCAAACTCCTTACGGGCGGGCCAGCGTCCGATGGGAGCGCCTCAACGGCAGCATCGACCTGAAGCTGCAGGTACCTGTCGGAGCCACCGCCCGCGTCTACCTACCCTTCACCGATGAAGCTATTACCGTCGGTCACGGAGAGCACCAATGGTCTGTCCCGGATCGATCCCCACGAGCCGGAAACCACCAGAACCAGGCCACCATTCGGGATGTTGTGGACGACTCGGCCCTATGGAAGCTGTTGGAAGAGTTGGCACTTGACGCAGGGATAGCAACCGACGACGTACACCTGGCAGAACAACTGAGCCCATACCTCGACGCGCCCGCACGTTTCACGAGTAAAGCCCTGACACCTGACGAACGCCAGCCCGGCGTCCACCACTTCCGCAGGAGCGCGGACGGGATTATCGATAGGTTCGCGTCGTAA